From the Pseudomonadota bacterium genome, one window contains:
- a CDS encoding phosphomannomutase/phosphoglucomutase, with product MSIATLSAGYRFDPGILREYDVRGIVGKTLSVDDARALGKAFGTWVVRKGGKRVCVGLDGRISSPSLEGALTEGLLSTGLQVERVGVGPTSMLYFSVLHLGADAGVMVTGSHNPPDYNGFKMAWGKMPVYGQDIQKMGAMAAAGDFVQGKGSVTDVDVRQAYTDRLLKDYEGGPMTVAWDAGNGATAEIMKELCKRLPGIHHPLFDTIDGRFPNHHPDPTIPENLVDLQKTVREKKCQLGIAFDGDGDRIGAVDHNGDIVWGDQLIAIYAREVLKTHPGAPIIGDVKCSQTLYDEIARLGGEPVMWKSGHSLVKARMAELKSPLAGEMSGHIFFGDKWYGFDDALYCAVRLISLVSRSGETLAQMRDAMPRVYNTPEVRFQVDESRKFAIAEEVTQRVQAAGGNALAIDGVRVTTPDGWWLLRASNTQDVLTVRAESRSPEGLERLKQSVTDQLKASGIMAPF from the coding sequence ATGAGTATCGCGACACTCTCCGCTGGTTACCGCTTTGATCCCGGAATCCTGCGGGAATATGATGTGCGGGGTATCGTGGGAAAAACCCTGTCAGTCGACGATGCCCGGGCCCTGGGAAAGGCTTTTGGCACCTGGGTGGTACGCAAGGGCGGCAAACGGGTCTGTGTGGGCCTCGACGGCCGGATCAGCTCCCCCTCCCTAGAAGGCGCACTGACAGAAGGCCTGCTGTCCACCGGCCTTCAGGTCGAGCGGGTGGGTGTGGGCCCCACGTCCATGCTGTATTTCTCGGTCCTGCATCTGGGCGCTGACGCCGGTGTGATGGTAACCGGGTCCCACAACCCGCCCGACTACAATGGCTTCAAAATGGCCTGGGGCAAGATGCCGGTCTATGGCCAGGACATCCAGAAAATGGGCGCCATGGCCGCTGCCGGCGACTTTGTCCAGGGCAAGGGATCGGTTACAGACGTTGATGTGCGCCAGGCGTATACAGACCGCCTGCTGAAGGATTACGAAGGCGGTCCTATGACCGTCGCCTGGGATGCCGGAAACGGGGCCACGGCTGAAATCATGAAGGAGCTGTGCAAGCGTCTGCCCGGTATCCACCATCCCCTGTTCGACACTATCGACGGGCGCTTTCCCAACCACCATCCGGATCCCACCATCCCGGAAAACCTGGTGGACCTGCAGAAGACGGTCCGCGAGAAAAAATGCCAGCTGGGCATAGCCTTTGACGGCGACGGCGACCGTATCGGCGCTGTGGACCACAATGGCGACATCGTCTGGGGCGACCAGCTGATCGCCATCTATGCGCGCGAAGTGCTGAAAACCCACCCCGGCGCCCCCATCATCGGCGACGTCAAGTGCAGCCAGACCCTGTATGACGAAATCGCCCGCCTGGGCGGCGAGCCAGTCATGTGGAAATCCGGCCATTCGCTGGTCAAGGCAAGGATGGCCGAGCTGAAATCACCGCTGGCTGGCGAGATGAGCGGCCATATCTTCTTCGGCGACAAGTGGTACGGCTTTGACGATGCCCTGTACTGCGCCGTGCGCCTGATCAGCCTGGTCAGCCGCTCCGGCGAAACGCTGGCGCAGATGCGCGACGCCATGCCCCGAGTTTACAATACGCCCGAAGTGCGCTTCCAGGTCGATGAATCCCGCAAGTTCGCCATAGCAGAGGAAGTGACACAGCGCGTCCAGGCTGCCGGCGGCAACGCACTGGCTATCGACGGCGTACGCGTTACGACACCGGACGGCTGGTGGCTG